The genomic region CTGGAAATTTAGTAAcgaaaaattctatttatatatatacacacatatgtatgtatagctTTTAGCCTTGAAGATCCCATGATTATGggttaaattacattaatgtgttggtattaatttattttaatagctTTTTTATTCACTGTAATATTAGATAtcgattaattataaatatttaatatacaatgttaatttttaaaaatcatcatATATTGTAACagtttcattaaaaagaaaaagaagttaCAATTGTATAATTCAATGTATACCCGACATCGTTTTACCAACGGGCTCCactagaaaaatgaaaaaggtaagaagagaaataaaatctaatatcGTATAAAAACTTATCAACTtacaagatttttttaaataaatttaaccaaaaaccctcaaaatcaGAATATGCTCATGGTGTCAAACACAACTCATAATAAGGTTTATTGGCACCTATCCCTTCCAAGATAAACACAACCATCAATATACAATAGAAAAACACATGGGGGTAGgtcaaaatttgagaaaattgagGGCCCACAAAATTTTAGACCTTATCAAAGAACAACCAATGATGTCTCACCATCCACTTCAATCAAGTGATGCAAATGCACACACTATCCACAAACTATTTTCCTTTCTGCACTTAAGAATGTCAATTCATCTAGAAAAAAACCAGACAATAAGGAGACTCCAGAGTCATACAAAAACTAAATGGCCCATTTAGCCGCAGTTACACCCCCCACAGCAAAACCATTGATCTCTGCGTTCTCAAGGAAAACAACTCATTTGGGCTCTCCAAGATTCCACAACAAAGTCTGCACTTGTAATACTGTCTCTGATCAAGAAAGACATGTCCAAAGGAGGTTTGTGTGTAATTTTGGACATTGAGGAATGAATGTGGTTGAGTGGTTGCAAAGAGTTTGATTTAGTCCAATTCTTGAGatgttttcttgcttttttggGTTCTATGGCCTTTTAGAAagagttttctttttaatctatGTTTATGAATCTTTCTTGATCTTTTCTGTACTATGTTAAATGACATTGCCTTTCATTGTTAATTGTAATGGACAAAAAGACCACATTGTATATGttgtaaaaatttgaatttactGAAAGAGGAGTTTGTGAAATGCAGGAATGTTGCATTGGGGTTGGCAGGTGTGGTGCTGGGATTGAGTGTGGGTGGCGGGAATGCAAAGGGGGCAGCGAGACggccaccaccacctccaccgGAAGAGAAAAAGGACCCAAATGTGACTGGGGTGACAGCAAAAGTTCTGGCCAGCAAGAAGAGGAAGGAAGCCATGAAAGAGTCCATTGCCAAGctaagagaaaaaggaaaggcCATTCAAGAGCCATCTAAATAGGCTGTTTGCCTTCATTAGCTAGGCTAGATAAGATCATTGTGGTCATTTCCAAGGATTGTGGAATCAGAGCAAAATGTggcaatataaataataatccttttgtttttttgctgCTAAATCTCTGTGCGAAGTTTATTGCCGCAGTAGAGAGTAGACATTTATTATTTCGAAGGAGTTGATTTTCACATCCACTCGTGCACGGTGCACGTCCCATTTGAGACGCCAAGTGagcaaaatatatgaatatcaAACATTGAATctgacaataataataaattcaggTGCGTAAATTCGAATATTAAGTGTTGGAGAGCTCTCCAAATTAACAGTACTAAGAGGAGTAGTTGTAAAGTGCTTCTTGCATTCAATAACATATGGCTATGCAAACCACTATCATTTCTAAAGCCAAGCAAGCAAAAGTTGGATGTGCAGAAGGATGTCGGTTAGCTAGAAGAAAATGCACTTAGCAAAACCAACTTCCTTCCGCAACTCTTTTGCAGAAAGAAAGCATaaactagagagagagagagggaactGTTTTCACAGCTTGACCTTGAAACATCTCATGATACTATTTCAAAGGTTCTGTAATTGCGATAGATGATTGTGGCATGTCAAAAGTTACACAAATGAGAGAATGGGCCTTAAATATTTTCACGAGACTGTTTATGCAGCCAGTGTATATAGCCAAAACAGAACAGCAGAACCTCGACCCTGGAAGgatttaagaaaagaattgaagTCTTACACTATTGCAGAAAGATGAATAAACAGTAAATGGCAAACACAAGATCAGCTTTTCACACTCCCAAAGAATCTAGAAAGTGGTAAGGGTCCATCAGCCTCTTCACTTTCACTGCTAGAGTGCTTCGATCTGGATCgatgctttttttctttcttccttctcttcaACCTTGACTTCGATCTTTTTgactctctcttctcttcatCACTGCTTGATGTCTCTGATGATGAACTTGAACTAGAATCTGAAGATCGCCTCGAATGCTAAAAGTCaagtatcaaatattatgttagtTACCATTCCAATAACATTGTATGCAAGTAAAATTGGTTCAAGGAAGAAAATGTAGAACTTGCCTTTCCACCTTACATGACTGACTCGTGAAATATCATCAGTGATGAGGAGATATAACGATTAGTGAATTCATGTTACAGTAAAGAACtaaacaaaatacataaaccaCAGTTACACTATAAAGGATATATTTCTATatgacaaacaaaaacaatttgACTGAACTTTCTAAGGGGGGTCAAGTAAATATATCCAGCATGGAGAAAATACATCTATTGCTAACTATTCAAACATATCGTACAACATATAAACTATAAAGAAACTAGAAAAAGCCACTTCCAAGGCGAAGGTGCCAGTACTATTCCTATCCCACCCACCTCATCCCCTTTTTTCTGGCTTGCTTCTCCTCTGGGGTATGGTGGGAGGGGAAGGAAGTCTAGGAAATAAaccaatataaaaatttctccgtaaagaataaaaaacaGGACGATTATGACATTCAGTAAACATCCGTTCCATCAAGATGCAGATCACCACTAACTAAATGAAGTGGGtacaattcttttttctcgAAACTGAAACAACATGATCAACCGATTTGATCACTTTGCTTGGACCTACAAAATGGCTAATCAAGACCAAG from Sesamum indicum cultivar Zhongzhi No. 13 linkage group LG3, S_indicum_v1.0, whole genome shotgun sequence harbors:
- the LOC105158809 gene encoding uncharacterized protein LOC105158809 → MAHLAAVTPPTAKPLISAFSRKTTHLGSPRFHNKVCTCNTVSDQERHVQRRNVALGLAGVVLGLSVGGGNAKGAARRPPPPPPEEKKDPNVTGVTAKVLASKKRKEAMKESIAKLREKGKAIQEPSK